The Bradyrhizobium oligotrophicum S58 genome contains the following window.
CGACCTTCAACGCGTTACCGGCTGTATCGAGCATCCAAGGGCAATCCTATGTTGCCGTCTGGAATTCGCAGCTGAAGCTCTGGGGAGGACTTGGCGCCAACGATACCACGACCGACGATGGCAGCGCGACGTTCGCGACCGACATCAATTCAGGCCTGCTCGTCGGGGTGGCCCTTCATGAGCTTACGCACGCATTCGGCCGCGTGCCCTACGGCCCGCAGCCTGACGTGTTCGATCTCTTCCGGTTCTCAACCCCAGGCGTCCGTCTCATGACGGGCGGCGCGACGGCGTCGACAGCCTACTTCTCAATTGATGGGGGGCAAACGAAGCTTGCCGACTACGGCCAGTCCTCCGATCCGAGCGACTTCCTGAACAGTGGCGTTCAGGGCGCCAACGATCCGTTTAACGAATTCTACACTTTCAACACACTTCAGACGCTGACGTCCGTCGACCTCAAGCAAATGGATGCTCTCGGCTTTCATCTCGTCTCCGCAACGCCTGTAACTATAGAGGCGTTGGGAACGACCAGCCTGGTGCAGCTGGGATCAAGCTATTTCCTCAATCCAGCTGGTGGGGGATTTGGCCCCCAACTCAAGCTAAACGGCGCCACGGTTCAGCCTGGGCAAATTGGTGGCTGGACGCCAATCGGTGCAGAAGCCGTGGGCGCGGGTTATGAGCTTGCCTGGAAGTTGGCCGGATCCGACCTTTACGCAGTGTGGACCCTCGACAGCAGCGGAAATTACGCAAGTAGCGCGATCGGAGGTGTCTCTGGACGGTCAGCCTCGTTCGAAACATTCGAGAATGTTTTTCATCAGGATCTCAACGGCGACGGTACGATCGGTATTCCGACCATAGTCATCGAGGGGCTGGGATCGACCAGTCTGGTCCAGGCCGGCGATGGATATCTTTTGAATCCAGTCGGTGGCGGCACGGGCCCGCAAGTGAAGCTTGGCGGTGCCAACCTCGTCGCCGGTCAACTCGGCAGCTGGATGCCGATTGGCGCAGAAGCCGTGGGTAGCGGCTATGAGATCGCCTGGAAGGTGGCTGGAGCCGATCTTTACGCGGTGTGGGATCTCGACAGCAACGGAAACTATACGAGCAGCGCGGTCGGAGGTGTCTCTGGAAGCTCGGTCTCGCTGGAAGCGTTCGAGAGCGTGTTTCACCAGGATCTCAATGGTGACGGCATGATCGGCATTCCGGCGACGGTCATCGAGGCACTGGGATCAACCAGTCTCGTTCAGGCCGGCAACGGATATATCCTGAATCCAGTTGGTGGCGGCACGGGCCCGCAAGTGAAGCTTGGCGGTGCCAACCTCGTGGCCGGCCAACTCGGCAGCTGGATGCCGATTGGCGCAGAAGCCGTGGGCGGTGGCTATGAGATCGCCTGGAAGGTGGCGGGAGCCGATCTTTACGCAGTGTGGAATCTTGACAGCAACGGAAACTACACGAGCATTGCGATCGGAGGTGTTTCTGGGAGCTCCGCTTCGTTCGAGGCAATCGAGACCATCTTTCACCAAGATCTCAATGGTGACGGTACGATCGGGATTCCCACGATAGTCATCGAGGGGCTAGGATCGACGAGTCTCACCCAGGTCGGCAATGGATATTTTATGAATCCGGTCGGCGGCGGCGCGGGTCCGCAAGTGAAGCTTGGCGGCGCCAATGTTGTGGTCGGACAACTCGGCAGCTGGATGCCAATCGGCGCAGAAGCCGTGGGTAGCGGCTACGAGGTCGCCTGGAAGGTCGCGGGAGCTGATGTTTATGCAGTTTGGAGCCTGGACAGCGGCGGCAACTACACAGGCAGCGCGATTGGAGGTGTTTCGGGAATCTCGGCCTCATTCGAGGCGTTCGAAACCACTTTCCATCAAGACCTCAACGGAGACGGTACGATCGGTGTAACCGCCCAAGTTTCAGCGGGCTACCCGCAAGGCAATCTCAGCGTCGCAAATGGTGTCCTCTCTTCGGGAAAAACCGCACATCAAGCAGCGACTTACCCCTCCGACCTGTTCAGCCAGGACGGATTCCATTTCGCTGAAGGCGCCCAAGGACAGATGATCATCTCCAGTCCCCAGCCATTGCTTGGTGGCCCACAGCAGACGCCATTGTGGGCACCGCATGACGTTTTCGCATTCAACCAAGAGCTTGGGCAGAGTATCGCCGCCAACTTCGCATCGGAGGCAGACATGGTTTGGCTCAGTCACAATCGCGCTGCCACGCAAGCGGCGATCTTCTCGGCAAGTCACGACAATACGCCTGGAAACATTGTTGTTTCTGATTCAGCACAGGACGTGCTTACGACACATCAATCCATCACGGAGGCAGTTCTGAGCCATCTTGCCGGCTTTCATCTTGTCTAGTTCAATGCTCCGACCGGATTGGCAGAATCTTGGATGCGGGCGGGCTAGTGCATCGCGTCGCACTTTCAACGTCACCTCTCTGCACGGTACGGAGATCGACGGAGATGATTGCTGGGGCCGCCAACAATCGTGGCGGCATCGGCGAACTCCGGCATCGAAACCTCCGCGCTAATCCTTGAGCGATGTCGAGGCCCTTCTGGGTGTCGAATGCGACATGCTCCTTCCGCTTGGGCCGAAGACTGTATCCGAGTCCACGAGCGCTGCTCGTGGATGACGTTGCGGTTTGCTGGCAGCAGTTGATTTTGCCGCAAGACCGATGATCTACTAGCTGGAAAGGTAGATCGTCGCCTGACCGCCTTTAAAGCCGTGGCCCCGAACTTGCTCCCGTCCAGATCCGGGCATGCAGAAAAGCAAGCGCATCAAAGCCGCTGATCTTGCATTCAATCTGGGGGGCGACTGAGTGGTCGACCGTCAAGGTGACCGTGGCATGCAGGATGTCCTCCTCGCGCAGTTGTCCCTTCGCCTGAGAAGGGCAGCCGGTGTGAAAGAGCTAAACGTTACCGGTCGAGCTGCTGCCGGATTTCGCGCGACGATTTTGTCAGAGTTCCGTCCCGAAGCGGCTCGTGCCGGTTCTCTTGCGAATGGACACCCTGGCGTCCCCCCTTAAGTGTCAGCGGAGTTTGGATCGGTCAGGTTGGCGTCCATAGGGCCGGCCATTAGACTTTAGCGATCGCAAATGGTATCGCGTAGCGCAAGCTGGAATGGCTGTGCACGTGTATGACCAGAACACGAGGACAATTGTCATCCAGGGCGGGGTTTCTGGACTCCCCTTAATCGTTGAAAAATTGCCGAGCGCCCACGGTTGCGGCGGTGTCGAGTGGAGAAAATGGTGGATCAAGATCGTAAACGACGTGTGGCGCTCATTACTGGTGTGACTGGCCAGGACGGTGCCTACCTGGCTGAGTATCTGCTCGGACTCGGCTACACGGTCCATGGAATCAAACGGCGTTCGTCCTCCTTCAACACTGCTCGTGTGGATCATCTCTACCAGGATCCTCACGTCGGAGACGTCCCGTTCCTGATGCACTATGGCGACATGACGGACTCGACCAATCTTATCCGTTTGGTCCAGCAGATCAGGCCCACCGAGATATACAACCTCGCAGCTCAAAGTCATGTCGCCGTGAGCTTTGAGAGCCCGGAATACACCGCCAATGCGGACGCAGTAGGGGTCTTGCGGCTGTTGGAGGCTATTCGCATTCTCGGCTTGGAGAAGGACACGCGATTTTATCAGGCTTCGACCTCGGAGCTGTACGGTTTGGTGCAGGAGGTTCCGCAACGGGAGACGACGCCGTTCTATCCGCGGTCTCCATATGCAGTCGCAAAGCTATATGGCTATTGGATCACGGTAAACTACCGTGAGGCATATGGCATGTTTGCTTCCAATGGCATCTTGTTCAACCATGAAAGCCCCATACGCGGAGAGACTTTCGTAACTCGCAAGATTACGCGGGGGGTTGCAAGAATAGAAGTCGGTCTGGAGGACGCGATCTATCTTGGTAACCTCGAAGCAAAGCGCGATTGGGGGCACGCGCGGGACTACGTCAGGGGAATGCACGCAATCCTGCAGGCGGACAAACCGGATGATTTTGTGCTTGCAACGGGAGAGACGCGCTCGGTGCGCGAATTCGTTGAGCTTGCCTTTGGTGAAGTTGGTCGTCGCGTCGAGTGGCAAGGCGAGGGCGTCGACGAGGTGGGGCGCGATGTGGCTTCGGGCAAGATCGTCGTGCGCATCGACCCGGCCTATTTCCGCCCGACCGAGGTCGATCTCCTGATCGGAGATGCGACAAAGGCACGGCAGAAGCTCGGTTGGACGGCGCAAACGAGCTTTCGGGATCTGGTGAAGGAAATGGTCGCCAGCGATCTGGCTGATGCTCGTCGTGATGTGAGCGGCAGCAGGGGCGTTTAGCGGCTGTAACCTTGATAAACATCGACCGCGGCAGAATTCACCAACACTGAGGAGAACGTCATCGAGGCGTGCGGACTCTGAAGCCGCAACCGAATCTTGGTGGGCGGGTGAGTTTGCTTCCAAACGTCACCCCTGCCGACGGTTGATGAGGGGGGCAATCTCAGGTTGGTGGCGGGAGCTTCCGTGTACGTGTCGGAATCTGGCAGATGAGATATCGGCCAGGACATGGGTTCGAGCTCAGCCAGCTGGCCAGACGACGACCAACCCGACAGCGTCCACTCGTGAGGGGATAGCACCTGGATGCGTTGCATGGTCAGCTCTTGGCCGAAAACCAGGCGCGATCCCTGGATGGGGACGAGCTTGAGGCCTCGGCCGGATGGGGCTCTGGCAATGCTCCACATGTGATCCATTAGGGGGACGGGACTCTCTCATCTGTGAAATCTGAAGCGCTGTGGCCAGGAGCCACGGGCGTGGAGGTCGTGTGCAAAGCCAATCACTCCAGCGAGACGCTCAATCGTCCATGCTCGACCTTGGGCAGGCGTCGCCGTGCTGCGAGATTGGCAGTTGCAAACCAGGGGTAGGCAAATTGAGCCGCGTGCATTAACAGAACAGCATGACCGTCTGTCAGAGGGCCGAGAGTTGAGTGGTCGCGATATTTCAGCACCCGAGAGCAAGAACATTCCTCACGTCCCTGCGCTCGACGAGCTGCGGGGGATTGCTGCCCTGATGGTGCTGTTCGCGCATCTCACCCATAATTTGACGAGAGGTGTCGACCCGAGCATTGGTGCATGGCTATACCCCTCCAATCCGTTCTTTGCCGTGCTTGCCGAAGGGCATGCGGGCGTATCGCTGTTCCTTGTTCTGAGTGGCTTTCTGTTTTCTTACGGCGCGCATAACCGCCAAGTTTCGTATCGAGGCTTTGTTCGCAATAGAATCCTGCGTATTTTTCCTATGTACGTGCTACTGCTGTTTCTGGAAGCCTATACATATCCAGCTCAGTTCTCATTTAGCGCATTCGCGTCCAGCTTGTTCTTGATGGGGAATACTCCCGCCGGTCTCGCGGGGGGAGCGTTCACAATCCTGTTGTGGACCATATGTGTCGAATTTCAATTCTATCTGGTCTTCCCTTTTCTGAATTCTTTCAAACTGAAATACGGGGTTAAGTACCTGGTTCACCTGCTGGGGCTTGCAATCCTGCTTCGCATTCTTTGTGTTGGTCTGGGTGCCTCTCCTCGCAACCTTTCTTACTTTACAATTGTAGGGCGCATCGATCAGTTTCTCATCGGGATGATTGCTGCTCATCTTTACCGAGAGGGTGTGTTGGCAACCAGGAGATCCGGAATTCTCCTCGTCGGCGTATCCTGCCTCATTGTGTTGTCGCTTTTTGCGTTCAACAGGCTTGGCGGGTGGGAGCGAGACGCCAACTGGAAGGCTCTGTGGCACACCTATGAAGGCTTCCTGTTCGCTTCTTTGATCGTGATATATGTTCAAGCGCACGGATCGTTTCATGATTACTATACGACCTTGCTCAGGAAAATCGGACTGGTGAGCTATTCACTTTACCTGATCCATATGCCCATCCTTCTCATGTTTCAAAAGCACAATTGGTATTTGACGTTGACCGGAAGCCCGTATGTCAATGCGCTACTATCGGGAGTCTATCTCGTTCCTGTTGCGGTCTTGGTGGCTACAGCCACTTATTGGCTTATTGAGCGGCCATTCATCGATCTTAGGGGGGAGTACCTTAAGCCAGTTTCAGCTCCTGCTCGGTTGGCCAAAGCGGAATAGAGGCATGAAGTGGTTACTGAGAGCGATATTGGCTTCGAACCTTGTGAGTTTGTGCTCCAATCAAGCAAGCGCGTTTGATTGGGATTACAAGGACGCCAGGTTTGACCTGAGCGCCTCGGCGATCTTGGGAGATCGAGCTGCTTTCGAGTCCTGGAGAAATGAGCCCCTCAATTACATCAAGGAGCAATTCGAGGGTGCAATCAACGTCGCGCCGGAGGTGGTCGGTGTTCATGATCCGATAAAGAAGGCTGGTTTTGCGATCGAGCAGATCGATCTGCTGTTCTCCCATGTGGCTCAAGACGGAGCTGATCTTCGATATACCGTTGCCGTGGCGCGACCGGACAAGCCAAATCCTGATCTGCCGACGATCGTGGCAATCAATGGTCACGGCGAGGTGGGGGGCGAAGGGAGCGGTCAGGCGCCCACAACGTTGTTCGACGATGATGGACATGGCGCGTATTTGGCTAGAGGCGGGTTTACGGTGGTTGCCTTTCCGAACACGATCCATGCGCCGTTTGCGGACCTTTCGAGGCGCGTGGACTATTCGATCATCTGGGCGAGGCTTGCGGATCTAGCGCTGACGCGGATAAAGCCTTTGCTGAATTCGAATCCCGACTACATTGGGCTGGGAAACGCGGCTGGCGGACTAACGAGCCTTATGTTGGCGATCGTTCGGCCGGATATCAAGGCAATGGCTGCGAATGGCGCGTTCTTCTCGCTTGAGCATACGCGGCGGGAGTATCGGATCTTCACGCATCCATTTTGCCATGACTTTCGTGCGTTCTTTTCGTATTCCGCTCTCTATGCATTGCTCGCGCCGAAACCGCTACTGATCGAAGAAGGTCGGCGCGATGGTCTTTGGTTGGGTTATGGAGCGTCGCACCCTGAGTCCTGGTTTAGTGGCACGAAGCGGGGCGCAATTAGTGATGAGACGATCGGAGCGTACCTCGAGCTGAAACAGATCTGGGTGAAGTTTGGCTCGCTTATCGAGCTGGATATTCACGATAAGGGGCACGAAGATGTGGATACGTCAGCATTCGTTGGTTTTGTGCAACGAGTTCGTGCGGCGCCGCCTTAAAGACAGTCGGACGATCGATGCTTAGAAGTCTGATCTACTGTCTCTTCGTAGCCGTTGCGGCCGCAGCTTGCAGTATTGGAGTGCTCTATTCTGCGGGATGGCGTTCTCGCTCGCAGATCTCGGACGTGACTGCGAAGGCGCAGGCGGAGAGTCTTGTTCCATACTGCTTGGAGTCCGCCAAGGCTGATCCGTGGCGCTATTACTATCTTGGGAAGATGAAGAGCGCCTCGGTGGAAATTAGGATCCAGGTAGTCAGGGCGGCCGGCTGGGCTACACCTCTCGGGCAGGATCAGCCGAATGGCTGGCTCGCCGAAGCATGTTTGCGCGAGCTTGATGTCAGATAGTACCTTTGCGACGGCAGCGGCTTGACTTCGGGCTGGTTCAGCAGCTTCGCTACTAACTTGGCGAACCTTGCCGTTCTCCAGCTGGGTATGGTTCTTCGTGAATGTCGTCGGGTCCCATACCGAATCGTCGGGCGCCGACCCCGCGAACCAGCGGTAGAGCAGATTGTCGTCAAACTGCTCCATGAGCTGACGTTAGGGGGATGCCATAGAATGCCTCGAGCAGCAGACGCTCAGGAACTGCTCGGGGTGACCTCCCTTCGAGCAGCCCGACACGCCCACCGCAACCCGCCTCAAAGTCCGTGACGACGCCCACGCCCCTCTCGCGAGGCGGGACGGGCCTAGACAATCGTGTTTTGTATCGCGCCGGCGAGGGCCGCCTTGTTGAGCTTGGGCGTGGGCTTCAGGATCGTAAGCGTAGTGCTACGGCCCTCCTGATCGACGCTTGACGTCTACTTGAGCCGCGTGACGCGACGCCGCGGCTTCCAGCTTTCGGACAAGGCGTTGACAGCTGCCTCGAGCGCCTTCCGGTCGATGGTGTTGGGATCGAACGGCTCGGGGCCCCAAAGGCGCATGTGTTCGTGCTCCGGATGGGACGAGTCGCCGATGGCATCGAGGTATTCGGCATAGCCTGGCGGGCCGCCGACGTCTTCCGGCGGACAACGACCGGCGGCTTCGAGCAGGAGAGGAAGTCCCTCGGTCGATGTATCGTCGAACCATTTTTCGAGCTTGATCACATGGTCCCCAGCCGTCGCCGAAGTCATAGAGATAGTGGATCGTC
Protein-coding sequences here:
- a CDS encoding NF038122 family metalloprotease; translated protein: MAGSPNLQGSDVVQASGPAIDPPPSDPVELPDEAVEAQLAQGDFGGVGAVTAVSAGGLTINLLFDAAAMAAPASFRTGIQQAAAILTSMISDRITVNIKIDYSGTGGGAAAGPDGGQWMTYSSVRSNLVGNASPGDTTFNALPAVSSIQGQSYVAVWNSQLKLWGGLGANDTTTDDGSATFATDINSGLLVGVALHELTHAFGRVPYGPQPDVFDLFRFSTPGVRLMTGGATASTAYFSIDGGQTKLADYGQSSDPSDFLNSGVQGANDPFNEFYTFNTLQTLTSVDLKQMDALGFHLVSATPVTIEALGTTSLVQLGSSYFLNPAGGGFGPQLKLNGATVQPGQIGGWTPIGAEAVGAGYELAWKLAGSDLYAVWTLDSSGNYASSAIGGVSGRSASFETFENVFHQDLNGDGTIGIPTIVIEGLGSTSLVQAGDGYLLNPVGGGTGPQVKLGGANLVAGQLGSWMPIGAEAVGSGYEIAWKVAGADLYAVWDLDSNGNYTSSAVGGVSGSSVSLEAFESVFHQDLNGDGMIGIPATVIEALGSTSLVQAGNGYILNPVGGGTGPQVKLGGANLVAGQLGSWMPIGAEAVGGGYEIAWKVAGADLYAVWNLDSNGNYTSIAIGGVSGSSASFEAIETIFHQDLNGDGTIGIPTIVIEGLGSTSLTQVGNGYFMNPVGGGAGPQVKLGGANVVVGQLGSWMPIGAEAVGSGYEVAWKVAGADVYAVWSLDSGGNYTGSAIGGVSGISASFEAFETTFHQDLNGDGTIGVTAQVSAGYPQGNLSVANGVLSSGKTAHQAATYPSDLFSQDGFHFAEGAQGQMIISSPQPLLGGPQQTPLWAPHDVFAFNQELGQSIAANFASEADMVWLSHNRAATQAAIFSASHDNTPGNIVVSDSAQDVLTTHQSITEAVLSHLAGFHLV
- the gmd gene encoding GDP-mannose 4,6-dehydratase; the encoded protein is MVDQDRKRRVALITGVTGQDGAYLAEYLLGLGYTVHGIKRRSSSFNTARVDHLYQDPHVGDVPFLMHYGDMTDSTNLIRLVQQIRPTEIYNLAAQSHVAVSFESPEYTANADAVGVLRLLEAIRILGLEKDTRFYQASTSELYGLVQEVPQRETTPFYPRSPYAVAKLYGYWITVNYREAYGMFASNGILFNHESPIRGETFVTRKITRGVARIEVGLEDAIYLGNLEAKRDWGHARDYVRGMHAILQADKPDDFVLATGETRSVREFVELAFGEVGRRVEWQGEGVDEVGRDVASGKIVVRIDPAYFRPTEVDLLIGDATKARQKLGWTAQTSFRDLVKEMVASDLADARRDVSGSRGV
- a CDS encoding acyltransferase family protein yields the protein MLRDWQLQTRGRQIEPRALTEQHDRLSEGRELSGRDISAPESKNIPHVPALDELRGIAALMVLFAHLTHNLTRGVDPSIGAWLYPSNPFFAVLAEGHAGVSLFLVLSGFLFSYGAHNRQVSYRGFVRNRILRIFPMYVLLLFLEAYTYPAQFSFSAFASSLFLMGNTPAGLAGGAFTILLWTICVEFQFYLVFPFLNSFKLKYGVKYLVHLLGLAILLRILCVGLGASPRNLSYFTIVGRIDQFLIGMIAAHLYREGVLATRRSGILLVGVSCLIVLSLFAFNRLGGWERDANWKALWHTYEGFLFASLIVIYVQAHGSFHDYYTTLLRKIGLVSYSLYLIHMPILLMFQKHNWYLTLTGSPYVNALLSGVYLVPVAVLVATATYWLIERPFIDLRGEYLKPVSAPARLAKAE
- a CDS encoding transposase, with the translated sequence MEQFDDNLLYRWFAGSAPDDSVWDPTTFTKNHTQLENGKVRQVSSEAAEPARSQAAAVAKVLSDIKLAQTCFGEPAIRLILPERCSPAGRPDYLDPNFHRGALHLPKIVIAPRISLGGLQAVWNKTLRLRLRSHVRDLRARTPSRRIEHSNTASCGRNGYEETVDQTSKHRSSDCL
- a CDS encoding plasmid pRiA4b ORF-3 family protein, which produces MIKLEKWFDDTSTEGLPLLLEAAGRCPPEDVGGPPGYAEYLDAIGDSSHPEHEHMRLWGPEPFDPNTIDRKALEAAVNALSESWKPRRRVTRLK